AAATGCCCTCGCTATTGCGACTCGCTGTTTCATTCCTCCGCTCAGCTCTCCGGGATAGTAGCCTTTGAATTCGAGCAACTCCACTTTCTTAAGGTATTCCTCTACCAATTCCTTTACACGGTTTTCGTCAAATCTTTCTTTAATTACAAATGCGACATTTTCATAAACCGTCTTCCAAGGAAGCAACCTATGTTCTTGAAAAATGTATGATTTTGAAAGGGCCTCGAAATCGTTTGCCGCCATCGCATCAGGCTTTTCCAGATTGCCAATTACATTTAGAAGCGTTGTCTTTCCACAACCGGAAGGTCCCAGCAAGCAAACAATGCTGCCCTTTTTGACCTCCATGTCGAAATCTTCGTAAAGAATCAAATTGTCATATCTGAGGCTCATGCCTTCAATTTTATATCTTACGCCATCGTTTTCCATTTGACCGTCCTTTTCTCCACTATTCTAACAAGGTTGTCGAAAATGAAGCTTAAGGCAACTGCCACCAACGCCCATGCGAAGACACGATCGATTTCAAGATAAATTTTTGCCTCAATCAACCTTGTCCCTATTGAATACTTGGGCTGGCTCAATATTTCAGCCGCAATTACAGCTTTCCAGCCTATTCCCATAGCAGTAGAAACTCCCGCCGTCAGATAGGAGCTTATTGAAGGCAGATAGATTTCTCTTAGAATCCTGCTTTTGCTCACCCTGTATACTTTTGCCATGTCCACCAAACTTTTGTCCACATTTAGCATTCCTTGCACCGTATTGGTGTATATAATCGGAAATGAGATTAGGAAGCTTATGAATACAGGCACGAAGTCTGCGGACATCCAAATCAGTGCAATCAATATAAGAACAACCACCGGGGTTGTTCTTATAAGCGACACATACGGACGCAGAAAAACCCTGCCGCCTTTTTTAAGCCCTG
This region of Peptostreptococcaceae bacterium genomic DNA includes:
- a CDS encoding ATP-binding cassette domain-containing protein, with the protein product MENDGVRYKIEGMSLRYDNLILYEDFDMEVKKGSIVCLLGPSGCGKTTLLNVIGNLEKPDAMAANDFEALSKSYIFQEHRLLPWKTVYENVAFVIKERFDENRVKELVEEYLKKVELLEFKGYYPGELSGGMKQRVAIARAFVYPSDVLIMDEPFKGLDIRTKRIVMETFLKAWEKDKRTVVFVTHDVEEAVRLGDEIHILDGPPVKVLEKIRTDGVFRNIRTENKEFRALRDRLKCLLDGVCEVTGGTGVRDGK
- a CDS encoding ABC transporter permease, with the translated sequence MRDSITSKNRKITWFSIACLLGIWQMISGLISSEIIFPSPFSVFKGIGFIVRDDYFWISVLSTVKRGLLGILISMLAGCALGVFAGLKKGGRVFLRPYVSLIRTTPVVVLILIALIWMSADFVPVFISFLISFPIIYTNTVQGMLNVDKSLVDMAKVYRVSKSRILREIYLPSISSYLTAGVSTAMGIGWKAVIAAEILSQPKYSIGTRLIEAKIYLEIDRVFAWALVAVALSFIFDNLVRIVEKRTVKWKTMA